One Cuculus canorus isolate bCucCan1 chromosome 2, bCucCan1.pri, whole genome shotgun sequence genomic region harbors:
- the LOC128851150 gene encoding uncharacterized protein LOC128851150: MPCAAWRRLRTEPEWEQDRAPAAGPASNPAVSGARRGSLAGRDALPGTPSRQRLSTAGRQRSRPSRFPALTARLPWLPCIPLRFSSIGMLVFLLPGMLPVPPGCACPARGRWPRRERYASASTMDSAGSGLGPARLPPGPAAPLFRRRRGSEEQRLPPAGGTWPLPSPPPPDVSSTGLASPVPRPRMHMPPAPVALPPLSAAPPFPAHPAPRSYAAALRLSLPPGPAHGARAAAPLPLRYRSVPRSRAAPLCLLPVQLPHAPLRASTLPLRTWLCCSAPSSPQSPPPAHQRRVWLFGAAAQTLLRCPPRAAPLPRSPHSSASREAPQEEEPLPSGHS; the protein is encoded by the coding sequence ATGCCGTGCGCcgcctggagaaggctgcggaCAGAGCCTGAATGGGAGCAGGACAGAGCCCCTGCTGCAGGACCAGCTTCAAACCCGGCTGTTTCAGGTGCTCGCAGAGGCAGCCTTGCCGGGAGGGATGCCCTCCCAGGGACACCGTCGAGGCAGCGGCTAAGcactgcaggcaggcagaggtCCAGGCCGAGCCGCTTTCCTGCCCTGACCGCGCGCCTGCCTTGGCTGCCGTGTATTCCCCTGCGTTTCAGCTCCATTGGGatgctggttttccttctgcCGGGGATGCTCCCTGTGCCTCCGGGATGCGCCTGCCCGGCCCGGGGCAGGTGGCCTCGGCGGGAGCGCTATGCCTCCGCCAGCACCATGGACAGCGCCGGCAGCGGACTCGGTCCCGCCCGGctcccgcccggccccgccgctccTTTGTTCCGCCGCCGCCGAGGCTCCGAGGAACAAAGGCTTCCGCCGGCGGGGGGGACCTGgcctctcccctccccgccccctcccGACGTCTCCTCCACCGGACTCGCGTCCCCGGTGCCCCGGCCGCGCATGCACATGCCCCCCGCGCCGGTTGCGCTGCCACCGCTGTCCGCCGCGCCTCCCTTCCCCGCACACCCGGCTCCGCGATCGTATGCCGCAGCCTTGCGCCTCTCCCTGCCGCCCGGCCCCGCGCACGGAGCCCGCGCCGCCGCTCCGCTGCCCCTCCGGTACCGCTCTGTGCCGCGTTCCCGCGCCGCTCCGCTCTGTCTTCTCCCGGTGCAGCTACCGCACGCCCCTCTCCGCGCATCCACGCTTCCCCTCCGCACATGGCTCTGCTGCagtgccccctcctccccccaatCACCCCCCCCAGCGCACCAACGCCGCGTGTGGCTCTTCGGTGCGGCGGCACAGACGCTGCTCCGCTGCCCCCCGCGCGCCGCTCCACTGCCCCGGAGCCCGCATTCCTCGGCTTCCAGAGAAGCCCCGCAAGAGGAGGAGCCATTACCGAGCGGGCACTCCTAG